A genomic region of Gemmata massiliana contains the following coding sequences:
- the deoC gene encoding deoxyribose-phosphate aldolase, which translates to MFDHSLLQPNLTDADLERGCLLARELGAASVCIKPYAVRLAAKLLAGSTVQASTVIGFPHGGHLTAVKVFEAERAMDDGATELDMVVNVGKVLSGEWNFVADDIAAVVRAAHARVAKVKVIFENAYLKDEHKRALCRICGDVRADWVKTSTGYAETGATIEDLKLMREHSPAWVQVKAAGGVRTFEKLMEVRAIGVTRVGATATKAILDDAKAKLGA; encoded by the coding sequence ATGTTCGACCACTCGCTACTCCAACCGAACCTGACGGACGCCGACCTCGAACGTGGGTGCCTCCTGGCGCGCGAGTTGGGCGCCGCGTCGGTGTGCATTAAGCCCTACGCGGTGCGGCTCGCGGCGAAGCTCCTGGCGGGCAGCACGGTGCAGGCGAGCACGGTGATCGGCTTCCCGCACGGTGGGCACCTCACGGCGGTGAAGGTGTTCGAGGCGGAACGCGCGATGGACGACGGTGCGACCGAACTCGACATGGTGGTCAACGTTGGCAAAGTGCTGAGCGGCGAGTGGAACTTCGTGGCCGACGACATCGCGGCTGTGGTGCGCGCGGCCCACGCGCGCGTCGCGAAGGTGAAGGTGATTTTCGAGAACGCCTACCTCAAGGACGAGCACAAGCGAGCGTTGTGTCGCATTTGCGGCGACGTGCGCGCGGACTGGGTGAAGACCAGCACCGGCTACGCGGAAACGGGCGCAACGATCGAAGACTTAAAGCTGATGCGCGAGCACAGCCCGGCGTGGGTGCAGGTGAAGGCCGCTGGCGGGGTCCGCACGTTCGAGAAGCTGATGGAAGTGCGCGCGATCGGCGTGACCCGCGTGGGCGCCACCGCGACGAAGGCGATTCTCGACGATGCGAAGGCGAAACTGGGCGCGTGA
- a CDS encoding PEP-CTERM sorting domain-containing protein → MIRSAQTFIISATLALTFHLVTASDARAGFIKNISTGFNNTTNTLLSDGTSDDDYVIGSGGTGGHSGEVPLVRTAPLPGTWLADSASTGSRWLVLSGKGLEGVDVGAGVFFFDIVVDLTGFDPGTAQIAGLRYAADNKLVAVRINGTAVFTQDGSFAEEFQSFRDLGSVGLGQFHSGLNVIRFEVDNQLGSDSPLGLRVEGTVEGQSVTATPEPSSLMLLGTGAVSVLGWRRLRKPKQSLQSA, encoded by the coding sequence GTGATTCGCAGCGCCCAAACGTTCATCATTTCGGCTACGCTTGCCCTTACATTTCACTTGGTAACCGCGTCCGATGCCCGGGCCGGTTTCATTAAGAACATCAGTACCGGGTTCAACAACACGACCAACACCTTGTTATCCGATGGCACCTCGGACGATGATTACGTAATCGGGTCGGGTGGCACCGGAGGGCACAGCGGCGAAGTTCCGCTCGTTCGAACAGCCCCGCTCCCGGGTACATGGCTAGCAGACAGTGCCTCGACGGGATCGCGCTGGCTCGTACTCTCGGGTAAGGGTTTGGAGGGCGTCGACGTTGGAGCCGGGGTATTTTTCTTCGACATCGTTGTGGACCTCACGGGCTTCGACCCGGGCACTGCTCAGATTGCCGGGCTTCGGTACGCCGCGGACAACAAACTCGTTGCGGTGCGGATCAATGGCACGGCCGTGTTCACACAAGACGGCAGTTTCGCAGAAGAGTTCCAGTCATTTCGCGATCTCGGAAGCGTAGGTCTCGGTCAGTTTCACAGCGGGCTTAATGTGATCCGATTTGAAGTGGACAACCAACTCGGGTCCGACTCCCCTCTGGGCTTGCGCGTGGAAGGCACCGTCGAGGGTCAGTCGGTCACTGCCACGCCAGAACCGAGTAGTCTGATGTTACTTGGAACGGGCGCGGTTTCCGTGCTTGGTTGGAGACGGTTACGAAAGCCCAAGCAATCGCTCCAAAGCGCGTAA